The nucleotide window TATATCTTTCTTCAAATGAAGAAACCTGTATCAGTGAACTTAAACTTGACGTAGGACAGGTCTGCAGTGTATGCCGGTTTATCAATAATAAAAAGAATGAATACCTTGATCTTACTCAGCCGGGTGAAAATCCTTTTATTGAATTGATAAAAAGAATACTCCTTACTCCGGTTTATCCTGAAAATAAAAACTATTATCTTTTTACGGAGTCCCTTTCTTCCGTAATCAGGCGCCTTGGTTTCAGGGGAATACTCTATCCCAGCACGCAGTCTACGGATGAAAATAATTACAATATCGTATGCTTTTATCCTTCTGATTTTTCTTTTGTTGAATTTTCGGACAGGCTTTTTAAGGTTCATTCGGTTAAGTATACGGTTGAATCAATTCCTGAAAGTTATAAAAACTATGACGGATATGAAAGTCTTCTTAGTTCTGAAAGTGACAGAGAAAAATCCCGTAAGCAGATGATATTTGATTACATAAAAAAGAAGATACGTTTTGAAAAGCGATTGAAAAAAAACTGAAAAGCTTGTAGTATTGTAGAAAATTTTAGAAAATCATGACAGTCTGTTCCCGTTAGTTTTTTTGGGTCATTTACATACGGTTTCACACTTTCATGAAAAGGGGAATCAGTATGGAAAATACGGAAGAACTTAAAGACGGGATTATTATGCCCGAAACACAAATCAATTCAGAAAATCAGAATGATGCAGCAGATGAAACTGAATCGGAAGAAAGCGATGTAATTTCTTTTGAAGATCTCGGTCTTGATGAAATTACTCTTGAAGCAATAAAGAAGAAGGGCTTTGTTACACCATCACCTATTCAGGTGCTTGCCATTCCAAGACTTCTTAACGGAGACTCAAATATTATCGCAAGGGCAAGAACCGGTACCGGAAAAACTGCCGCATTTGGTCTGCCTATCGTTCAGAACATCCGCAGTGAAAGTGATCATGTACGTGCAATAATTCTCGAGCCGACCCGCGAGCTTGCAATGCAGACCTGTACTGAAATGACTTCTTTTTCTACGGGACGTTTTCCGCGTACTGCCGTTGTTTACGGCGGTGCTTCCATGAGTGAGCAGATACGTTCACTTCGCCGTGGTGTAGAAATTGTTACGGGAACTCCGGGTCGCATTCAGGATCTTATGGAGAGGGGAGTTCTTGATATCAGTAAAATTGAGTATTTCATTCTTGACGAAGGAGATGAAATGCTTGATATGGGATTTGTTGATGATATTGAAAATATTTTTTCAAAGGCAAATCCTGACTGCCGCGTTCTTTTATTCAGTGCAACAATTCCTGCTCCTATTCTTAAAATTGCCCAGAAGTTTATGGGAGATTATGAGATAGTTGAGGAAGAAGGCGTAGTAGAAGAACCGCTTCTTATTGATCAGAAATACTGGGTTGTACGGGATGGTGATAAAATTGAAGCCCTGACCCGTCTCATAGATTATTCACCTGACTTTTACGGAATTGTATTCGTTCAGAAAAAGACAGATGCAGATTATGTATGCAAGGCCCTTGATGAAAGAGGTCTTCAGGTTGCTGCCCTTCATGGAGATATTCCTCAGAATCAGCGTGAAAAAATTCTTGCCCGTTTCAGAAGCGGAAAGACCCGTGTCGTAGTTGCTACTGATGTTGCTGCCAGAGGAATTGATATTGAAGGACTTACTCATGTAGTAAACTATGATCTTCCTTTTGACGGTGCTACTTATGTACACAGAATCGGACGTACCGGCCGTGCAGGTTCAAGCGGTATTGCAATAACTTTTGTACGTCCTGAAGAAACCCGCAGAAAACTTGGTTTCCTTCGCGCTGCAGTAAAAAGAAGTGCTAAGGGAGAAATGACGGAAGGCCAGATTCCTTCTGTGGAAGAAGTAATTGAAGTTCGCAGAAACAGACTCTTTGATGATCTTAAAACTAAGCTTGGACTGGTTCAGAAAGATTCTGGAGAAGAAACTTCAGCTGAGAAAATTTCTGATGATGAAGAACTTGTTCCTCTCCCGGAAGGAGTTGCAGCAGCAGAAGTTCCTGCAGAAAAAATTCCTCATCTCAGAAAGGGAGATCCGTGCTTTGACGTAATGGCAGAAAATCTCTGTAACGGACAGAATCCTCAGGAAGTAGTTTCCGCACTTCTGTCTGTTGTATATGGAAGCATGCTCAGTAAAAAACGTTACTCAAAGATTACACCTGTAAGTGTCCGCGGTGGACGGGGAGACCGTGACAGGTTTGACTCTGACCGTGGAGGACGTTCAAGACGCGGTGCCCAGGCCGGAGAAAACCAGATTCGTCTTTATGTT belongs to Treponema rectale and includes:
- a CDS encoding RES family NAD+ phosphorylase produces the protein MAENFLDRNFFNLNDGSIEKIYLKDSLYSEDVKQVIAVLKNFDRMTLAETKECFMQLLGKYRNSFCIRHIRKGEEFFRARLGCNKEKGSIGKKSIDVLVPFFGEQMQIPPTSSAGKGRFNRDGVSFLYLSSNEETCISELKLDVGQVCSVCRFINNKKNEYLDLTQPGENPFIELIKRILLTPVYPENKNYYLFTESLSSVIRRLGFRGILYPSTQSTDENNYNIVCFYPSDFSFVEFSDRLFKVHSVKYTVESIPESYKNYDGYESLLSSESDREKSRKQMIFDYIKKKIRFEKRLKKN
- a CDS encoding DEAD/DEAH box helicase, encoding MENTEELKDGIIMPETQINSENQNDAADETESEESDVISFEDLGLDEITLEAIKKKGFVTPSPIQVLAIPRLLNGDSNIIARARTGTGKTAAFGLPIVQNIRSESDHVRAIILEPTRELAMQTCTEMTSFSTGRFPRTAVVYGGASMSEQIRSLRRGVEIVTGTPGRIQDLMERGVLDISKIEYFILDEGDEMLDMGFVDDIENIFSKANPDCRVLLFSATIPAPILKIAQKFMGDYEIVEEEGVVEEPLLIDQKYWVVRDGDKIEALTRLIDYSPDFYGIVFVQKKTDADYVCKALDERGLQVAALHGDIPQNQREKILARFRSGKTRVVVATDVAARGIDIEGLTHVVNYDLPFDGATYVHRIGRTGRAGSSGIAITFVRPEETRRKLGFLRAAVKRSAKGEMTEGQIPSVEEVIEVRRNRLFDDLKTKLGLVQKDSGEETSAEKISDDEELVPLPEGVAAAEVPAEKIPHLRKGDPCFDVMAENLCNGQNPQEVVSALLSVVYGSMLSKKRYSKITPVSVRGGRGDRDRFDSDRGGRSRRGAQAGENQIRLYVQMGWHDGYNPKKIADFFSSLLHIHGRDVDAIDMADRFCLLNLPTDAAKRALELSRTDSSIPHMHQDSRNGGDDYESRRGGRGGFGRRDGFRGGRGRDREGDRGFRGSGDRSRNFSHSRPGVHTSTQRNSKAAIFKKGAAKEY